The Nitrospirota bacterium genome contains a region encoding:
- the trpD gene encoding anthranilate phosphoribosyltransferase has product MQEFIAKIAKGPRAAKDLTWDEAKRAMKALIEGEATPAQIGAFLIAMRIKMESVTELASMTATARSYVAPVPIPRELGVVDLPSYAGKQETFHALAAAAIVAASAGASVLMHGYDGIPGRAGNAGVLKALGLPIDMEPKVAAEAVRKHGFAYLDIALYHPPVYRFLEMRQELGARNVFHPIARLLNPARAASQVVGLSHPPHFEKTAEVLRMLACPRALVVSGVEGDPELSISALTRVLELRDERITPLSFASKDAGLPLGTPRDMAGFPSDQRDKEADLLRRILHNQVQGGSHNWVLMNAALILYAAGKGATWVACIPLARRALEEGAAARKLEELTQEPVGTGVPGRTH; this is encoded by the coding sequence ATGCAGGAATTTATTGCAAAAATTGCCAAGGGGCCAAGGGCTGCCAAGGATCTGACCTGGGACGAAGCGAAGCGGGCGATGAAGGCCCTCATTGAAGGAGAGGCCACGCCGGCACAGATCGGGGCCTTTCTCATTGCCATGAGAATCAAGATGGAGTCTGTCACCGAGCTGGCTTCGATGACCGCGACCGCACGTTCGTATGTTGCGCCTGTGCCGATCCCCCGAGAGCTTGGTGTCGTGGATCTGCCGAGTTATGCAGGGAAGCAGGAGACCTTTCATGCCCTTGCGGCTGCCGCCATCGTGGCAGCATCGGCAGGAGCGTCGGTGTTGATGCATGGGTATGACGGGATTCCCGGTCGCGCGGGGAATGCCGGGGTGCTCAAGGCCCTGGGCTTGCCGATCGACATGGAGCCGAAAGTCGCGGCAGAGGCGGTGAGGAAGCATGGGTTCGCCTACCTCGACATCGCCTTGTACCATCCCCCGGTCTATCGCTTTTTGGAGATGCGACAGGAGTTGGGCGCGCGGAACGTCTTTCATCCGATTGCGAGACTCTTGAACCCGGCTCGCGCCGCGTCACAGGTCGTCGGTCTGTCTCATCCGCCTCACTTTGAAAAGACCGCTGAAGTGTTGCGGATGTTGGCCTGCCCTCGGGCGCTGGTGGTCAGCGGCGTGGAAGGCGATCCGGAGTTGTCGATTAGCGCACTCACCAGGGTGCTGGAATTGCGGGATGAGCGGATTACTCCTCTTTCGTTCGCGTCAAAAGATGCCGGATTGCCGCTGGGTACGCCGCGCGACATGGCCGGCTTTCCGTCGGACCAGCGAGACAAGGAAGCCGACCTGCTTCGGCGGATTCTCCATAATCAGGTACAGGGCGGATCGCACAACTGGGTCTTGATGAATGCGGCGTTGATTCTGTACGCCGCAGGCAAAGGGGCCACGTGGGTGGCCTGCATTCCGCTGGCGCGTCGAGCGCTCGAAGAAGGGGCTGCGGCACGCAAATTAGAAGAGCTGACACAGGAGCCGGTGGGCACAGGCGTACCAGGACGAACCCATTGA
- a CDS encoding sulfurtransferase TusA family protein has product MMSHTPLSTVSIKTEPISPDIAEEIETFEAEATRLASGDVSSDLFRPFRLQYGIYGQRQAGVQMVRIKIPFGGMTANQLRRVAELTEHYATGVGHVTTRQDIQLHFVELKDVPTIMRGLAEVGLTTREACANTVRNVTACHLAGVCQGEVFDVTPYAKTVALHLLRNPLNQSLPRKFKIAFSGCKQDCALTPIHDVGLLAAKRADGVIGFRMVAGGGLGSAPRLAQVLREFTPMDELIPSVEAVIRVFDTLGNRKNRTKARMKFVIEKLGFEEFKRRWEEAYVSLGHARPTHEPIKLLSYPDEPVPLIMPTSSRPKQAVVQTNGHADGVSAETPFEMWRRTNVVRQKQEGYVAAVTKLFMGDLTTEQMLLIADLADRYSNGNIRTTINQNMIIRWIPESRIADLYADLASQGLADPGAELVEDIIACPGTDTCGLGITSSKGLARALAEVFPAGRVPEDLHDVTVKISGCHNSCAQHHIATIGLHGVGKRIADHVAPFYELHLGGRVDGTAKIGQMVVKLPAKSVSAAITHLIRVYRRDRLSGEGLPAFIDRVGKVKLKDELIPYTIVPSFQEDPTFYYDWEGEAEFVLEDLGPGECAGGALEMIENGILEADQELYQAKLLVDNHQYSVSVNKSYRAVLSAAKALLVTEGLEPSTDAETFFEFDSRIAQKGIVPAMYRDLRKSVGDLGPKETTGESAREKMVFAKGFVDACRSATEQMGKDLKLAAVGQATAKTSATLEVKPAVSSVATPATSGAPVYDLRGVACPLNYVKTKLKLEMMDAGEQLEVWLDAGEPIKNVPLSLKNDGHKLLLQEPLEAEAAHFRILVEKVE; this is encoded by the coding sequence ATGATGAGTCATACACCATTGAGTACAGTTTCGATCAAGACAGAGCCCATTTCTCCTGACATTGCCGAGGAGATCGAGACCTTTGAGGCCGAAGCGACGCGCCTGGCTTCCGGCGATGTGTCGAGCGATCTGTTCAGGCCGTTTCGGCTCCAATACGGTATTTACGGGCAGCGGCAAGCCGGTGTCCAGATGGTTCGCATCAAGATTCCGTTCGGTGGCATGACGGCCAATCAGCTTCGCCGTGTTGCAGAATTGACCGAGCACTATGCCACCGGGGTCGGGCATGTCACGACGCGTCAGGATATCCAGTTGCATTTCGTCGAACTCAAGGATGTGCCAACGATCATGCGTGGGTTGGCAGAAGTCGGGCTAACGACGAGAGAGGCCTGCGCCAATACCGTTCGTAACGTGACGGCCTGTCACCTGGCCGGGGTGTGCCAGGGGGAAGTATTCGATGTTACGCCCTATGCGAAGACCGTGGCGCTGCACCTGTTGCGGAACCCGCTCAACCAGAGCCTTCCCCGAAAGTTTAAGATCGCGTTTTCCGGTTGCAAACAGGACTGCGCCCTCACGCCGATTCACGATGTCGGTCTGCTCGCGGCGAAACGTGCCGATGGAGTCATCGGCTTTCGCATGGTGGCAGGCGGCGGACTCGGTTCGGCCCCTCGCCTGGCCCAGGTTCTCCGGGAGTTCACCCCGATGGATGAACTCATTCCAAGTGTCGAAGCGGTGATTCGAGTGTTCGACACCCTGGGCAATCGAAAAAATCGGACGAAGGCCCGGATGAAGTTCGTGATCGAAAAGCTGGGGTTCGAGGAGTTTAAACGTCGTTGGGAAGAGGCCTATGTATCGCTGGGGCATGCCCGTCCGACCCACGAGCCCATCAAATTACTGTCGTATCCGGATGAACCGGTTCCTCTCATCATGCCGACGTCGAGTAGGCCGAAGCAGGCAGTGGTGCAGACTAATGGCCATGCCGATGGCGTATCGGCGGAGACGCCGTTCGAGATGTGGCGACGGACCAATGTGGTGCGACAGAAGCAAGAAGGTTACGTCGCCGCCGTGACTAAACTTTTCATGGGCGATCTCACGACAGAGCAGATGCTGCTCATCGCCGATCTTGCCGATCGCTACTCCAATGGCAACATTCGGACGACGATCAATCAGAACATGATCATCCGCTGGATACCAGAGTCGCGTATCGCCGACCTCTATGCCGATTTGGCCTCACAGGGTTTGGCCGATCCCGGCGCCGAATTGGTTGAAGATATTATCGCCTGCCCCGGTACCGACACATGTGGCTTGGGGATCACGTCTTCCAAGGGGCTCGCGCGGGCCCTGGCCGAGGTATTTCCAGCCGGGCGGGTTCCCGAAGACTTACATGACGTCACGGTCAAGATCAGCGGCTGCCACAACTCCTGCGCGCAACACCATATCGCCACGATCGGTTTGCATGGTGTCGGAAAGCGGATTGCCGATCATGTCGCGCCTTTCTATGAATTGCATTTGGGCGGGCGGGTCGACGGGACCGCGAAGATCGGACAGATGGTGGTGAAGTTGCCGGCGAAGAGCGTGTCGGCGGCGATCACACATTTGATTCGTGTCTACCGGCGAGATCGTCTTTCAGGTGAAGGGTTGCCGGCCTTTATCGATCGCGTTGGCAAGGTCAAACTCAAGGACGAGTTGATTCCCTATACCATCGTTCCATCCTTTCAAGAGGACCCCACGTTTTACTATGACTGGGAAGGTGAGGCGGAGTTCGTTCTGGAAGATCTCGGACCTGGCGAATGCGCCGGGGGCGCGCTTGAAATGATCGAGAACGGCATTCTCGAAGCCGATCAAGAGCTCTATCAGGCGAAGCTGCTTGTCGATAACCATCAATATTCCGTGTCGGTGAACAAGTCCTATCGAGCCGTGTTGTCCGCTGCGAAGGCGTTGCTCGTGACGGAAGGGCTTGAGCCCTCGACGGATGCGGAAACCTTTTTCGAGTTTGATAGCCGCATTGCCCAGAAGGGCATCGTTCCGGCGATGTATCGGGACTTGAGAAAGAGTGTTGGCGATTTAGGGCCCAAGGAGACGACCGGCGAATCGGCCCGTGAGAAGATGGTGTTTGCGAAGGGCTTCGTCGATGCCTGCCGTTCCGCCACGGAGCAGATGGGCAAAGATCTCAAGTTGGCTGCGGTGGGCCAGGCAACGGCCAAGACTAGTGCGACACTTGAGGTGAAGCCGGCGGTGTCTTCTGTTGCCACGCCTGCTACGTCCGGTGCGCCGGTGTACGATCTGCGGGGGGTGGCCTGCCCGCTGAACTATGTGAAGACGAAGTTGAAACTTGAGATGATGGATGCGGGTGAGCAATTGGAAGTCTGGCTCGATGCGGGCGAGCCGATCAAAAACGTGCCCCTGAGTTTAAAAAACGATGGGCATAAGCTGTTGTTGCAGGAACCACTCGAAGCCGAGGCGGCTCATTTTCGGATTCTGGTCGAAAAAGTAGAGTGA
- a CDS encoding phosphoadenylyl-sulfate reductase, with the protein MENREHSTSAEELAAWSESFEAKQPQELLTAVIERFAPKIVLACSFGAEDVVLLDMVHRINPSVPLFYLDTEFLFPETYTTRDRVIEQYGLQPQQVIQVQSLLTSEQQAAQHGEALWTRHPDQCCELRKVEPLTRVLKGFDAWITGIRRDQSPTRAQAKLIEWDQKFQLVKVNPLAKWAWEDVWTYIRVYEVPYNELHDRNYPSIGCTHCTSPVMPGEDPRAGRWKNFTKTECGLHKAP; encoded by the coding sequence GTGGAGAATAGAGAGCATTCAACTTCTGCCGAGGAGCTTGCGGCCTGGAGTGAGTCGTTCGAGGCGAAGCAGCCACAAGAGCTGTTGACCGCAGTGATTGAGCGGTTTGCGCCGAAGATCGTGCTGGCCTGCAGTTTTGGGGCGGAGGATGTGGTGCTCTTGGACATGGTCCACCGCATCAATCCCTCCGTGCCGCTCTTCTATCTCGATACGGAGTTCCTGTTTCCTGAGACCTACACGACGCGCGATCGTGTGATCGAGCAGTATGGGCTACAGCCGCAACAGGTCATTCAGGTACAGTCGCTGCTGACGTCGGAGCAGCAGGCGGCTCAGCATGGCGAGGCTCTGTGGACGCGCCATCCCGATCAATGTTGCGAGTTGCGCAAAGTGGAGCCGCTGACCCGCGTGCTCAAGGGATTCGACGCCTGGATCACCGGCATCAGGCGGGACCAGTCTCCCACGAGAGCCCAGGCGAAACTGATCGAGTGGGATCAGAAGTTTCAGTTGGTCAAAGTGAATCCCCTCGCGAAGTGGGCGTGGGAGGATGTCTGGACCTACATTCGTGTCTACGAGGTTCCCTACAACGAACTGCATGACCGCAACTATCCCAGTATCGGCTGCACCCATTGTACGAGCCCAGTGATGCCCGGCGAAGACCCCCGCGCGGGACGATGGAAAAATTTTACCAAGACGGAGTGCGGGTTACACAAGGCCCCGTAA